The following DNA comes from Flammeovirgaceae bacterium.
CAGGCCTTCGATCCTGGGCAACAGCTTCATGCTACCCTTTTTTACACCATTTAAGTCAAGTACCGCCATCAACTCCCCTATCCCTTCTTGGTTTTCCACCTGCTCCCTGGGCATCCGCACCTGGCATTGAATGCTGTCCTTCACCAGGTTTATCCGGGCACCGCCTGGGATGTTTTCCACCATCAGTTTTGCCCCCTTGCTTATTTCCATCCATTCCGCCACTTCAAAAATGACCTCCACGGTTTGCGGGTCGAATTGAAGCAGCCCATCGTCAGGCTGCGGGACGGCCACTTTTTCCCTAAAATCATCATTGATCCCTTCTTCCCTCACCTGGAGCAATAGGGAATCAGGCTGCTGGTCCACAATGCTTTTGGGGCCCCTCACCAGGACCGAGTCGGGGAGCACCACAATCGGGCTGAGCCTGTCATAGCCCTCGGCAAATGTAAACTGGCCGGGGTCCACCGCTACCCTTATTTTCCGCTCCACCTTCGGGTCCAATGCCAGGTACAGCGTATCGGTGACCACATGGTTGATGCGGAGGTTGTCCAATTGGCCGGCCAACAGTGCGGGCAAGGTGCTGCCCACAATCTTCTTTACCTCGGTGGGCCGCTCCAGGGGGATGTCCATTTCCGGCAGGCTGACCCCCAGGCTTTTTCTCAGCAGGTCCCAGCCATTGCCACTCACGTTCATAAATACCGCCCTGGGCAGTGGCTCCACCGGAACGTACTTGTCCCGGTCAAACTGAAAACCAACGGGGAACCGCAGGTTAGTGGAATAGTCTTTGTTCAGGGCATTGAAAAACCAAAACACCAGCGCGGCAAGCAGGCACAACGTGACCGCCTTCCAGTTGGTACGGTTGAAATGAAACAAGTTGATAATGACGCGAAAAAAATTCACATCTGGTTGTTATTTTTTGTTGGCCAGTGCCTTGGTCGACTCCATGGAGATGGAGGATTTGTTGAATTTTATCCTTCCTCCTTTTTCCACTTCAAGTATAAAAGTATCGCCTTCTATCTCGGCAATCCTACCGTGCATGCCACCGATGGTAACGATATTGTCCCCCTTGCTTACCTCATCCACAAACTTCTTTTGGTCTTTGGCCTTTTTTTGTTGTGGCCGGATCATAAAGAAGTAAAATACGGCCACGATGGCGAGCATAAATACCATGGAAGTCCAGCCGCTTCCACCCTGTGCCTGCAATAAAACTGTGTACATCATTTTTTATGAAATTTTTAGTCGGCAAAGTTACCCTATTAAAAGCAAACATCCCAAACCCGCCAGGGAATGGGATGTGCCGTCAATTCGTTACATACCGCGGTTACCGCGTGGGCCCGTTTGCCCCTGTGGGTTTTGGCGTTACCATCGCCTTGAACCTGAGCGTGGTCACCTTTGGCCAGGTGTTGGCCGTTACCGTAATGGTTTTGTTTTGAATGTTTGGCTTTCCATTGCTGTCAAATTCAGCCTTGATAAACCCGGTGCCGCCCACGGGGATTGGCTCTTTGGACCATTCGGGCACGGTACAGCCACATGAAGGCTGTGCGTTCTGAATGATGAGGGGCGCTTCCCCGGTATTCTTGAAGGAATAGGTATAGCTCACTTTATCGCCCTCCTTAATGGTGCCAAAATCATGGTCGGTGGTGGCAAACTCAAACACAGGCAATGGGCCTTCCGGTTTGGTCTCCGCAGCGGGCGTGGCCGCAGGAGTGGCCGCACTTGATGCCGTACTGTTGTTACCTTCCAATTGAACCAGCCTGCTTTCCAATTCTGCAATCCTTTTCTCAGCGGCACGGTCTTTACAACTGGCAAAAGCCGCACCCACCAACAGGACCAGTACTACTCGGTTTAAGATCTTCATGTTTTGAATTTTTAATTATGGTTAAACAAAAATAAACCCCGGCCGTGGCGAAAGCCAACTACCGGGGCCCGTTAACAATTCTTTAACTTTTTTCAGAGCCCCGTATTTGCGACAATAGGTCGTCCACATCCTCGAGCAGCCGTTCTGCCTTGTTTTTGGCCTCGGACACTACTTTTGCCCCTTGCGACTTGGCCTCCGTGGTCAGCGGGGTCTCCTTGCCTTTTACCAAATCGTCCAGGAACTGCTCCAACACTTCTTTGTACTTGTCCAGCTTGTAGGTAAGCTTCTCCCTTGTGTTGGAGCCTTTGTCCGGTGCATATAAAATGCCCAATATGCCCCCTAGGGCCGCCCCCGATAAAAATGCCATAAGGGCACCACTCTTTTTGCTCATATCAATTTTAATTTTGGGAACGTAAAGATACAACGAAATTGCAAGAAGTCCACTTGCCGTGCCTTTAAAGGCATTTTTGCCCTATAACGGCTATTTGTTGTCGATAAGCCCCCTGCCGCTTTTCCGGGCCACGCCCGTGGCCACCAATTCCTTGGCCATCACGTCAAGGATGCCGTTCACAAACTTGGCGCTTTTGGGGGTACTGTAGTTTTTGGTCAGCTCTATGTATTCGTTGATGGTCACTTTTATGGGGATGGCAGGAAAATGTATAAGTTCCGTGATCGCCATTTCCAGGATTACCCTGTCCGTTAGGGGCAACCTTTCCACTTCCCAGTTTTTTGTATTGGCGGCAATCAAATCCTTGTTGGCCGGTCCTATCTGGGTGGTCTTTTCGAATAGGGTGTTCATAAATTCCAGGTCGTCCTCCCAGTCCAGTGACAATTTCTGCAACTGGACGGCCCCCTCCCCGGTCAGCGACTTGAGCGTTTTGTCAACCAGGCTTTTCACGATATCATGGTCTTCGGCCCACCTAATGTCCTTTTCCGCAAAGAAGTCATTGATCACTGTTGCCCCCAGTATGAGCTTGCGCACGATATGCTTGATGATGTCCTTTTGCCTGTTGTCGTCCGGGTGGGTTTCCTTGATGTATTCCTGGTAAGCTTTGTCTTTCTTCACCACCTTGTGGAACCACTCACGGGCAGTGGCCCTGTTGTTTTCCCAATTGGCGTTGGCCTTCAGCAATACGCTTTGCAAAGGCCGGTCGGCCCTCAGGGCGGCAATAAAATTATTGTTTAAAAAATTTGCATGGTTGGCCTTTTTATCCGACTTGGCCACCTCTTCAAACACCAGGAGCAAGCCCAGCACCGAGTAGTACCAGTGGTTGATTTTCCCCACCTCCGCGACCAGGTTTTTTTTCAGGAACACATAATCTTTTTTGTTGTTGTTATGGAAAAGCCCCAGGCCTTCCGCCACCACGCTGTTTACCTGCGGGTCTTCGCTTTCTTTGGCCTCCTTGGAACCAAAATGCGATTTGTACAAAGAAAGGGCTTCTTTTCTTTTCTCTTTAAGGAGGGGCTTGTCCTGCACCTCCATGGAATTGAGGTCGGGGCTAAAGCGTTCGCTGACCAGGTCCTGTGCCAACACATAGTTTGCTTCCTTGCACTGTTCGTATGCAAATAAGGATTGCATGATCTTTACACGGAGCGTACGTCTGTTTAGCATGGTCAATGAACGTTGTGTGGCCGCAAAACTACAACGAATGCTTCAATAAACGAAGCCAGCGGCAATACCGGGTTACCGGGGTATCCTCACCTTTCCCACTTCCTGTATCCTCTTTTCGGCCAACCTCATGGCGGCTTCCTGGCTGGTGATCTTTTCCGTTTCTGCCAGGTTCAGGATGTTAAGGCACGTGTCGTAAATTTTTTCTGTGTGGTGGTAGACCCGGTCACGGTTATAGTTGCCGTAGAATTCGTTCCCCACATTGATCACGCCCCCGGCATTGATCAAAAAATCAGGGGCGTACACGATGCCCTTGTCCAAAAGCATATACCCGTGCTTGATCTCGTCTTTGAGTTGGTTATTGGCCGCCCCGGCCACGATGGCACATTTCAACCTGGGGATGGTGTCATCGTTCAAGGATGCCCCCAGGGCACAAGGGGCATAGATATCCATGTCCAGGTCGTAGATTTTATCCTGCGCGATGGTGTCCACGCCAAAACGTTTGGCCACTTCTTTCGTTTTCTCATCGGAGATATCCGTGATGGTGACTTTGGCATTTTCTTTTACCAAAAGTTCCACCAGGTAGGTGCCCACTTGGCCTACCCCCTGCACCCCTATTTTTTTTGCCCCCAGGCTGTCGTTCCCATACACCTTTTTTGCGGTGGCCTTCATGCCCATGTACACGCCATAGGCTGTGACGGGTGACGGGTCGCCCCCTCCCCCCATGGATTCCGGCAGTCCGGTAACATATTTCGTTTCCATGCCGATATATTCCATGTCCCTGGTGCTCATGTTCACATCTTCAGCGGTGATGTACTTGCCACTAAGGCTTTGTATGAACTTTCCAAACCTTCTCAGGTAGGCTTCGGTCTTCATGGTCTTGGCGTCCCCTATCAACACTGCTTTTCCCCCTCCAAGGTTTAGCCCGCTAATGGCCGCCTTGAAAGTCATGCCCCTTGAAAGGCGCAGTACATCGGTAAGTGCCTCCGCTTCGGAAACATAGTTCCACATGCGCGTGCCCCCCAATGACGGGCCGAGGGCAGTATTGTGGATGGCAATCAACGCCTTGAGCCCCGTAGGTTCGTCATAGCAATACACCACCTGCTCATGGCCAAGCCCTGCTACTTTGGCAAACACTCCCTCCGGTTTCACCGATTGAACTTCTTTAATTTCCATGGCCTTATTATTTAAGTTTTGAATGGCTACTTTTGCCCCAGCCTGTAATACGAAATCGTAAATGGGTAGGCAAAACTATCTTTTTTCTTGTTTTATATCAAAGCGTGCCCCGCGGCCAAATTGAACTAATGCCATATTCTTTCGTTTTTATGGGGCCTGGCTAATTTTATTTCATGAAGGAACTCCGATACCTCAATAAATACCTGATAAAATACAAGTGGCATATTGCCTGGGGGGCCGTTTTTGTGATTATTTCCAATATTTTTCAGATCCTCCCGGCCCAGATGGTCCGACATGCCATTGACCTGGTCACCGACAACATCAGGGTGTACGAAGCTTTTGACCAACTGGGCGCACAAAAAGATTTTTTTGAGGTGTTTGCGTTTGGCATCCTGGTGTACGCTGCCCTCATCCTCGTCATGGCATTGCTCCGTGGCATCTTCCTTTATTTTGTAAGGCAAACGCTCATCGTCATGAGCCGGCTGATTGAGTACGACCTGAAAAACGAAATCTTTGAACATTACCAAACCCTTCCGCTAAGTTTTTACCGGAGGAACAACACCGGTGACCTGATGAACAGGATATCGGAAGACGTAGGGCGTGTACGCATGTACCTGGGGCCGTCCATCATGTATGGGCTGCAGCTCACCACCCTGTTTGCCATGCTGATCCCCGTTATGTTCAGCATCAGCCCAATGCTTACCTGGTACGCTTTGATCCCTTTGCCCATACTGTCGTTCTCTATTTACTATGTCAACAACATTATCGAAAGGCGGTCTGAGGAAATCCAAAGGAGCCAATCCCGGCTCAGTACTTTCGTGCAGGAGGCTTTTTCGGGCATACGGGTACTGAAGTCTTTTACGCGGGAGAACGAGTCCATTCATAATTTTTCAACGGAAAGTGACGAATACAAAAACCAATCCCTGCGGCTCACCCGTGTGCAGGCCCTGTTCTTTCCCTTGATCACCGGGCTCATCGGGCTCAGCACCATCCTGGCGGTGTACGCAGGGGGCGTGCAGGTAATCAGCGGGTCGCTCACCTTCGGAAATATTGCGGAGTTTATCATTTATGTAAACCTTCTCACCTGGCCGGTGGCCTCGCTGGGTTGGACCAGCAGCCTCATACAAAGGGCAGAAGCTTCGCAAAAGAGGATCAACGAGTTCCTCAAAACCAAAACCGACATCATCTCCGAAGAAAACCTGGAGCATGAAATACTAGGGAAAATAGAATTCAAAAACGTCTGGTTTGAATATCCCGATACCGGCATTGTAGCCCTGAAGGACATCACTTTTAGCATTGACCCGGGCGAGTCGCTGGCCATCATTGGCACCACGGGGTCGGGAAAAAGCACGATCGCCAACCTCATTGGCAGGCTGTACGACACCACAAAAGGGGAAATATACATTGATGGCGTGCCGATCAAAAAATTCAACCTGACCTCGCTGCGAAGCCAGATGGGGTTTGTCCCCCAGGACGTGTTCCTTTTCAGCGACACTATTTACAACAACATTGGCTTTGGCATTGCCGCCCCTGACGAGGAAAAGGTGAAGAAAGCCGCCATTGATGCTGACGTGTACGACAATATCATGGATTTCCCACAAGGGTTTCAAACGCGGGTGGGGGAGCGCGGCATTACGCTTTCTGGCGGGCAAAAACAGCGGGTGTCCATAGCAAGGGCCGTTGTGCGGTCGCCAAAGGTTTTGGTGCTGGACGATGCCTTGTCTGCCGTGGACACCAAAACGGAAAACTCCATCCTCAACAGCATGAAAAAAATAATGGTGGGCAGGACCAGCATCATCATTTCGCACCGGGTGTCTTCCGCAAAGCTGGCCAACAAAATCATCGTGCTCCATGACGGGGAAATCATCGAGAAGGGCTCGCATGAAAGTTTGCTTGCCGAGGGCAGGACCTACCGGGATCTTTACGAAAAGCAAATCCAGTCGAACGAGGTAGGGGCCTAAAAGATGTAGCGGAGGCCCACGCCCCCCTGAAAACGTTGATAGCCGGGGTCCAGAAGGGTGTCCGTGAACCACTCAATCTCTATAAAAGCTGAGACGGGCAAGGTAAAGTACGAATATTCAAAACCCGTGACCACCACGGGCCCATAGGTAAAGCGGTTCCTCCTGAATTTATCAAACCGGCTTTCCACATTCACGATCAGCCCGTCCTCATAGAGGTAGTCGTATTCCAAAGTGGTGCTCCTCCACTGCCAGCCCAGCCCGGCATAAACCTGTAGCCCCTCGGAAACCTTGTCCAGGTTCCATTGGTAGAGGAATTTTGCCTGCACAAACCAGTCGGCCGTTGCCTTGTGGGCCAGGTAGGTGATGCGCTGGTCATCGCCCAATGTATCGGGAAGATAAGTGTTGTAAAGGTTGCGGTAATATTTGTTGTACAGCCCGCTGGCCGCCTTTCCGGCATCGGCCGTAAAGGACCAGTTTTTGTTAGGGTAAAACTTATAGGTGAGCGCAAAGGGGTCGCCCATCTTCACCCCGATGCCCTGATAGGGGTAGGCACTGGTCTCAAAAATAGGGCACATGATGCGCATTTTGCTGCGTGGCACTTTGGGCACCCGAAACTTGGCGCTCTTCACGCTTTTCCTTACCTGTGCGGGGACGTGCCCGGCAGCGAGGATTATAATAAAGAGCAATAACAATGTCTTTTTAAAGGGCATTAGGACAAATATAACTCTTTTGGGATTATGGCTAAGCGGACGGCTGGTTTTGAAAGTTGAAACGCTAAACCACCTCTTTGTATTGCATCCTGTGCAGGTAGGCATAGTAACCATCAAGGGCCAGGAGGGCTTCATGGCGCCCGGCCTCCTTGATCTCGCCCTTGTCCAAAACGATAATCTTGTTGGCCTTTTGAATGGTGGAGAGCCTGTGGGCGATCACAATTGCGGTCCTGTTGCTCATCATCTTTTCAATGGCCTCTTTTATCATCCCTTCTGTTTCATCGTCCACCGAGCTGGTGGCCTCGTCCAGCACCAAAATCCTGGGGTCATAGACCATGGCCCTGATAAACGACAGCAACTGCCTTTGCCCTACTGATAGGGTGGCGCCCCTTTCCATTACGTTGTAGTCCAATCCCCCTGGCAGCCGTTCAATAAATTTCCGGGCGCCCACAAGGTCTGCCGCCTGCATGATCATGTCATCGGTGACTTCCGGTGCCCCCAGGGTAATGTTGTACCTGATGGTGTCGCTGAAAAGGAACACGTCCTGCAGCACCACGCCTATGCCTTTGCGCAATGAGGACAACCCTATGCCGGCAATGTCGGTGCCATCGACCTTAATGGTGCCCCGGTTGATGTCATAAAAACGGTTGAGCAGGTTGATTATGGAAGATTTTCCCGCGCCTGTTGCCCCCACGAGCGCTACCGTTTCCCCGGGGTTTATTTTAATGTTTATGTCCTTCAACACATATTCCGCGTTATTGTAGGCAAACCAAACATGTTCAAATTCCACCTTTCCCCTGATCGTGGCAAGTTGCACCGTCCCGTCATTCACGAGGTGTTCGTTGCTGTCCAGCAAGTTCATTATCCTGGACGAACTAACGATTCCCATTTGAAGGGTATTGTAACGGTCGGCAATCATCCGTATAGGCCTAAAAAACATCTGAATGTACATGATAAAGGCGGTGAGCGTCCCTATGGTTATCCCGGTGTCCCCGCTGATCACCCCTTTTGCCCCGTACCATACCAGCAGGCCCACGCCCATGGCCGCGATGATCTCTGCCACAGGAAAATAAACGGAGTAATACAATACCGACTTAAGGTGGGCCGCTTTGTGTTCCTTATTGATTTCCTTGAATTTTTCGTATTCCCTTTTTTCACTTCCAAATATTTGCACGATGTTGATGCCCGTCAAATGTTCCTGCACGAAAGCATTAAGGTTGGAGACCGCATTGCGCACATCGTTGAAGGTGACCTTGACCTTCTCTTTGAAAATATAAGTGGACAATAACATCAACGGGATGGTGGACAAGCTCACCAAGGCCAGGCGCCAGTCCGTATAGAACATAAATATCAAAATGAAAACCACTTGCAACAGGTCCCCCGCCAGCGCGGCCAGCCCTTCGCTAAACACATCGGCCAATGCTTCCACATCGGAGATGGTGCGCGTCACCAGCCTGCCGATAGGGGTGCGGTCAAAAAACCTTAGCCTGAACCCCACCAGGTGCTTATAGAGTTTTACCCGTATATCGCGGATCACATATTGGCCAATCCATCCGGACAAGTAGGTATGGACATATTGGAAAACGGATTGAACGACAAGTAGGCCAAAAATCAACAGCATGACCTGGGCCAGGCCCTGGTAGTCACCGTGGGCCACATCATGGTCGAGGGTATATTGAATGAGCAACGGCCTCACGGGCGTGAGCACCCCCAGCACGAGGGTCAAAAAAACCAAAAAGTAAAATTTGCCACGGTAAGGTTTTACAAAGTCGAGGATACGCTTTAATACCTTAAAGTCGATAATGTTGCCGCTGCTGATCTTTTCTTTCTCCACGCCCTAGTCTAAAAAAACCTTTCCTGGATATTTAACATTTACGAGGTAAAGCCCTTCCGGTGGCACGTTCATTCCGGCCATCTTCCTGTCTTTGCTGTCTATTATGCGCTGGAACTGCCTGATGGAAACCTTGCCTGTGCCTACGTCAAGCAGGCTTCCTACAATTGCCCTCACCATCCCCCTGAGGAAGCGGTTGGCCACGATGGTAAAAACCAATATATCGCCTTTTTGATTCCAATGCGCTTTTTTAAGGTTGCAAATAAAATGATTTACATCCGTTTTTACCTTACTGAAACACTGAAAGTCCTGCTCCCCGGCCAATAAGGCAGCGGCCTCGTTCATGGCCTGCACGTCAATGGGCTTAAAGAAGTGGTAGGCAAAGCCCTGGTAAAAAGGGTTTTTAACCCGGGTGATCTTGTACTCATAGGCCCGCTCTACCGCGCTATAGCGGGCGTGGGCATCGGGCTTCACTTTTCGTATGGCATTGATGGAGATCGCTTTTGGCAAGAAAGAGTTTAGTTTTTGCAAGGTAACGGGGCGGTCCAATTCACGGGCAAAGTCGGCATGGAAAAACTGTTTTGCACAATGCACCCCGGTATCGGTCCTTCCACTTCCCACTATCCCGATTTTTGCCCTGAACAATTTTTTGAAAACGTCTTCCACCACTTGCTGCACGCCCACGGCATTGGCCTGCGATTGCCAGCCATGGTAGTGGGTGCCGGTGTAGCTTATTTCGAAAAAGTAGCGCATGTCAGGGAGGTAGGAAATAAAAAAAACAACAAGTCAGCGCCAGGAAGCCAACGCCTTCGCCCCCCAATACCTATACCAGTCCCGCGCCCTCTACAACCGCACATTTTCATACACAACGGCCGCCCCCTGCCCCACTCCAATGCACATGGTGGCCAGCCCATACTTCACTTTCCTCTTTTGCATTTCATGAAGGAGGGTGGCGCTAATGCGGGCGCCACTGCAGCCCAGGGGATGGCCGATGGCAATGGCGCCACCGTTTACGTTTACTGTTTCCGGGTCGAGTCCCAACTCGCGGATGCACGCAATGGACTGGGAGGCAAACGCCTCGTTTAATTCCACCAGCCCCATGTCCTTTACCGAAAGGCGGGCCCGCTTCAGGGCCTTGCGGGAGGCCTCTATGGGGCCTACCCCCATTATGGCGGGGTCAACGCCCGCCACGCCCATCGACACCACGCGCCCAAGGGGCCTAAGGCCCAGCTTTTGCACCGTGCTTTCCCCCACCAGCAAGGCCGCGGCCGCCCCATCGTTGATGCCTGAGGAATTGCCTGCCGTCACCGTTCCCCCTTCCTTAAAGGCGGGTTTTAAGGCCGCCAACTTTTCCATGGACGTTTCACGTGGGTATTCGTCTTTGCCAAATTCCACCGGCCCGCCTTTCTTTTGGGGAACCGGCACGGGCACGATTTCCGCCTTAAACTTCCCGGCCTGTTCCGCTTTAAAATACCGTTGCTGGGACTGCAGCCCAAAGGCGTCTTGTTCTTCCCTGGAAATTTTCCATTTTTCGGCCACATTTTCCGCGGTTTCGCCCATGCCGTAGGGATAGTACATTTTTGCCAGCGCAGGGTTGGTAAACCGCCACCCTATGGTGGTATCATACACGCCCGCTTTCCTTGAGAAGGCTTCCGTGGCCTTGGGCATGACAAAGGGTGCCCGGCTCATGCTTTCCACGCCCCCGGCTATGTACACTTCTCCATCACCGCAGGCAATGGCGCGCGAGGCATCCATTATTGCCTGCAACCCGGAGGCGCAAAGCCGGTTCACCGTTACGCCAGGCACATGGACGGGAAGGCCCGCCAAAAGCAAGGCCATCCTGGCCACGTTCCTGTTGTCTTCACCCGATTGGTTGGCCGCGCCAAAAACCACATCCTCCACCAGTGCCTGGCCCACCTGCGGGTTCCTCTCCATCAACTTTTTGATGACATGGGCCGCCAGGTCGTCCGGCCGCACCGAAGCCAACGTTCCGCCATACCGCCCAACGGGGGTACGCAATATGTCTACGATGTAGGTAGCGTTCATGATGAATAAAGGTTGAAAATTGGGCCAAAACGCCTCAAATTCATTACTTTTGACGCAAGTTAAACCAACCCTCCTATGTGGCAAAGGAAACAAACTGTATTTCTCCTGATTGTTGGCGTGTGCATGTTGGCCAGTATTTTCTTTCCCATATGGCATTCCCATAGCGATGGCATACAGAAGGCCTTGTTCCCCCTTCACTACACGGTAACCGAGGGGGACGTAAAAACCACGCTTTATTTTCCTTTCAGCCTTACCGCCATCTGCGCGGTGGCCGCGGCCACCATTGCTTTCTTTGAAATCGGGAAATTTCAAAACCGGTTGCTGCAAATCAAACTAGGGGCGTTTAACTCATTGTTTATGGCCGGAAATATCGGGGCGGCCGTATACTTTGCCACCGACCTTATCAAAACCAACCAGGTGGCAGGGGAGTACGGGGTGGCCCTGTTCCTCCCCATTGTGGCGATGGTAAGCAATATGGTGGCCAACCGCTTTATCAGAAAAGATGAAAAGCTGGTGAGGGACTCTGACCGGCTTCGCTAGGCCACGGCCTGCAACCAAAAGTATTTAACCATAAAAATTGATGGTCGCCATAGCAGGCTTCCATCAAATGTTGATTGTATAATTGTTGAACTTTAAACCGTAACAGCATCCATGGCGCAAACTAAATTAGGGGAAAACACCGTGAACACGATAGGGGATTTGCCGGCAATTGGCTCCACTGCCCCCAACTTTACATTGGTAGACAATACATTGAAAGAGGTAAGCCTGTCGGATTTCAAGGGCAAGAAGGTGGTCCTCAGTATTTTTCCAAGCATCGATACCGGTGTGTGTGCTACCGCGGTGAGGGAATTCAACAAGCGGGCCACCGGCCTTGACAACACCGTGGTCTTGTCCATTTCCAAAGATTTGCCTTTTGCCTTCAAGCGCTTTTGTGGTGCCGA
Coding sequences within:
- the tpx gene encoding thiol peroxidase, producing MAQTKLGENTVNTIGDLPAIGSTAPNFTLVDNTLKEVSLSDFKGKKVVLSIFPSIDTGVCATAVREFNKRATGLDNTVVLSISKDLPFAFKRFCGAEGIDKVITLSDFRNTGFSKAYGMEMADGGMKGFFARAIVVLDENGKVKHTEVVPAVGQEPNYDAALNAL